Proteins found in one Ovis canadensis isolate MfBH-ARS-UI-01 breed Bighorn chromosome 20, ARS-UI_OviCan_v2, whole genome shotgun sequence genomic segment:
- the APOBEC2 gene encoding C->U-editing enzyme APOBEC-2, with protein sequence MAQKEEAAAAAEPASQNGEDAENLEDPEKLKELIELPPFEIVTGERLPAHFFKFQFRNVEYSSGRNKTFLCYVVEAQSKGGQVQASRGYLEDEHAAAHAEEAFFNSIMPTFDPALRYLVTWYVSSSPCAACADRIVKTLNKTKNLRLLILVGRLFMWEEPEVQAALRKLKEAGCRLRIMKPQDFEYIWQNFVEQEEGESKAFEPWEDIQENFLYYEEKLADILK encoded by the exons ATGGCTCAGAAAGAAGAGGCCGCGGCGGCCGCGGAGCCTGCCTCCCAGAATGGCGAGGACGCGGAGAACCTAGAGGACCCCGAGAAGCTGAAGGAGCTGATTGAGCTGCCGCCCTTCGAGATCGTCACCGG GGAGCGACTGCCTGCCCACTTCTTTAAGTTTCAGTTCCGGAACGTGGAGTACAGCTCCGGCAGGAACAAGACCTTCCTCTGCTATGTGGTGGAAGCACAGAGCAAGGGAGGCCAAGTGCAGGCCTCCCGAGGGTATCTGGAGGACGAGCATGCCGCTGCCCACGCCGAGGAAGCCTTCTTCAACAGCATCATGCCGACCTTTGACCCCGCCCTGCGCTACCTGGTCACCTGGTACGTGTCCTCCAGCCCCTGCGCGGCCTGCGCGGACCGCATCGTCAAGACCCTCAACAAGACCAAGAACCTGCGCCTGCTCATCCTGGTGGGGCGGCTGTTCATGTGGGAGGAGCCCGAGGTCCAGGCGGCTCTCAGGAAGCTGAAGGAGGCCGGCTGCAGACTTCGCATCATGAAGCCCCAGGACTTCGAGTACATCTGGCAGAATTTCGTGGAGCAAGAAGAGGGTGAATCCAAGGCCTTTGAGCCCTGGGAGGACATTCAGGAGAACTTCCTGTACTATGAGGAGAAGTTGGCGGACATCCTGAAGTAG
- the TSPO2 gene encoding LOW QUALITY PROTEIN: translocator protein 2 (The sequence of the model RefSeq protein was modified relative to this genomic sequence to represent the inferred CDS: substituted 1 base at 1 genomic stop codon) yields the protein MWPQGAIFVILPLLGPTLVWLLIHHSMSDWCDSLRELPWCPPHRVLLLVWTTIYSIKGYASHLVWKDLGRGGGGGFRXPLALPLGLYAVQLTISWAVLILLSAAHTPGLALLHLLLLFGLVMSTALIWHPINKLATLLLLPYLAWLTVGVSITYHLWRDSLCPEDGPPRGEG from the exons atgTGGCCTCAAGGGGCCATCTTCGTGATCCTGCCTCTTCT TGGGCCCACCCTTGTCTGGCTGCTCATCCATCACTCGATGTCTGACTGGTGTGACAGCCTGAGAGAGCTGCCCTGGTGCCCACCTCACAGAGTCTTGTTGCTGGTGTGGACAACCATCTACTCTATCAAGGG CTATGCCTCCCATCTGGTGTGGAAGGacctggggcggggtgggggtgggggcttcagGTAGCCGCTGGCACTGCCCCTCGGTCTCTACGCTGTGCAGCTCACCATCAGCTGGGCTGTCCTGATTCTCCTGTCGGCAGCCCACACCCCCGGCCTG GCCCTGCTGCACCTGCTGCTGCTCTTCGGGCTGGTGATGAGCACAGCTCTGATCTGGCACCCCATCAACAAGCTggccaccctgctgctgctgccctacCTGGCCTGGCTCACCGTGGGCGTTTCCATCACCTATCACTTGTGGAGGGACAGCCTTTGTCCCGAGGACGGGCCCCCAAGGGGAGAGGGGTGA